One segment of Microbacterium arborescens DNA contains the following:
- the pth gene encoding aminoacyl-tRNA hydrolase: MADTWLIIGLGNPGPRYEATRHNIGQMVIDELASRRGETLRAHKANAWAAESWLRPGAAKMVLAKPKTFMNVSGGPAAALASFYGVDPDHVVVVHDELDIPFDTIKLKTGGGHGGHNGVRDIAKALGTPEFARVRVGIGRPPGVQDPADWVLDPFSATERKTLGILVSDAADAVETVVGDGLLAAQQRFHAPR, translated from the coding sequence ATGGCGGACACCTGGCTCATCATCGGTCTCGGCAACCCGGGGCCGCGTTACGAGGCGACCCGGCACAACATCGGTCAGATGGTCATCGACGAACTCGCGAGCCGGCGGGGCGAGACGCTGCGCGCGCACAAGGCCAACGCTTGGGCTGCGGAGTCGTGGCTCCGTCCCGGCGCGGCCAAGATGGTGCTGGCCAAGCCGAAGACGTTCATGAACGTCTCGGGTGGCCCCGCGGCGGCCCTGGCGTCGTTCTACGGCGTCGATCCGGATCACGTCGTCGTCGTCCACGACGAGCTCGACATCCCCTTCGACACCATCAAGCTCAAGACCGGCGGGGGGCACGGCGGGCACAACGGCGTGCGTGATATCGCCAAGGCCCTCGGCACCCCCGAGTTCGCGCGTGTCCGCGTCGGGATCGGCCGGCCCCCGGGTGTCCAGGATCCGGCCGACTGGGTCCTCGACCCGTTCTCCGCTACCGAGCGCAAGACGCTCGGCATCCTCGTGTCGGATGCGGCCGACGCGGTCGAGACGGTCGTCGGCGACGGCCTGCTCGCCGCTCAGCAGCGCTTCCACGCACCGCGCTGA
- a CDS encoding phosphoglycerate dehydrogenase — MKVLVTPTSLCRDPHGASLGRLREVVDEVILNPHGRPLTPAELVPLVADVDGIIAGLDDYDETVFAAAPRLRVLARYGVGVDRVDLDAAASRGVVVTRTPGANAIAVAELAVGLILAAARRISRLDEAVRAGEWPRLEGKELTGATAGVVGFGAIGRLVAERARALGMRVIVFDPMLPDEAFAQAGVERVDIDELCRRSDVVSLHVPLLPETRHLLDERRLALLPAGAIVVNTARGGLLDENAARRALDDGRLHGVAIDVYETEPPSSSPLVGHPGVVATPHAGGHTSGAVQRMTDQSIDALLTALRGGRPDGLVTPAPAPR; from the coding sequence ATGAAGGTGCTGGTGACGCCGACCTCGCTGTGCCGTGACCCGCACGGCGCATCGCTGGGCCGTCTCCGTGAGGTGGTCGACGAGGTGATCCTCAACCCGCACGGGCGGCCGCTGACTCCGGCCGAGCTCGTGCCGCTCGTCGCCGACGTCGACGGCATCATCGCCGGGCTCGACGACTACGACGAGACCGTCTTCGCGGCCGCGCCCCGCTTGCGCGTGCTCGCCCGCTACGGCGTCGGGGTGGACCGGGTCGACTTGGACGCCGCGGCCTCGCGAGGTGTCGTCGTGACGCGGACCCCGGGTGCGAACGCGATCGCGGTCGCCGAGCTCGCGGTCGGTCTCATTCTGGCCGCCGCGCGGCGCATCTCGAGACTCGACGAAGCCGTGCGCGCGGGGGAGTGGCCGCGCCTCGAAGGCAAGGAGCTCACGGGCGCGACCGCCGGGGTCGTCGGTTTCGGCGCGATCGGCCGGCTCGTCGCCGAACGCGCCCGGGCCCTCGGGATGAGGGTGATCGTGTTCGACCCGATGCTTCCCGATGAGGCGTTCGCGCAGGCCGGGGTCGAGCGGGTCGACATCGACGAGCTGTGCAGGCGCAGCGACGTGGTCAGCCTCCATGTGCCGCTGCTGCCCGAGACCCGGCATCTGCTCGACGAGCGGAGGCTGGCGCTGCTGCCCGCCGGCGCGATCGTCGTCAACACCGCTCGGGGCGGACTTCTCGACGAGAATGCGGCACGCCGCGCGCTCGACGACGGTCGTCTCCACGGCGTCGCGATCGACGTCTACGAGACGGAGCCGCCCTCCAGCTCGCCACTCGTGGGGCACCCGGGCGTGGTGGCGACGCCGCACGCGGGAGGACACACGAGCGGTGCGGTGCAACGGATGACGGATCAGTCGATCGATGCGCTTCTGACGGCGCTTCGCGGCGGTCGGCCCGACGGGCTGGTCACACCAGCGCCCGCACCTCGCTGA
- a CDS encoding zinc-binding dehydrogenase, whose translation MRAAHIHGKQHIEISDVAEPVPGPGEVRIRVDYIGICGSDLHYYYEGANGAFVVREPLIPGHELSGRIDLDPSGEWESGTPVALHPATFGRKVEAIADDPHLWPGGAYLGSASTTPHTQGALAELIVADRAMVRPLPTSLPIRRAVLAEPLAVALHGLGKAGDVAGARVLVTGAGPIGLLAVAAAIAAGAGEVHATDVLAGPLERARRLGATTTFDVTSEQPPADAYDVVLECSGVAASVSAALRAVRPAGRVVQVGMVPNEPRPVNLAPFISKEVVYVGTFRFKDEIDEAVRLLDERPEIEQVITHVVDADDIVEAFATAKDSEASGKVVVAVWPAGQTGQPLR comes from the coding sequence ATGCGCGCAGCACACATCCACGGCAAGCAGCACATCGAGATCTCCGATGTCGCCGAGCCCGTCCCCGGCCCGGGGGAGGTGCGTATCCGTGTCGACTACATCGGAATCTGCGGGTCGGACCTCCACTATTACTACGAGGGCGCCAACGGCGCGTTCGTCGTGCGGGAGCCGCTCATCCCGGGTCACGAGCTCAGCGGCCGGATCGACCTCGACCCCTCGGGTGAGTGGGAGTCCGGCACGCCGGTGGCACTTCACCCCGCCACCTTCGGCCGAAAGGTCGAGGCGATCGCGGACGATCCCCACCTCTGGCCGGGCGGCGCCTACCTCGGCAGCGCCTCGACGACGCCGCACACGCAGGGCGCGCTCGCCGAGCTGATCGTCGCCGATCGCGCCATGGTGCGACCGCTGCCGACGTCCCTGCCGATCCGTCGCGCCGTGCTGGCGGAACCGCTCGCGGTGGCTCTGCACGGGCTCGGCAAAGCGGGCGATGTCGCGGGGGCGCGTGTGCTCGTGACCGGAGCCGGTCCGATCGGACTGCTTGCGGTGGCCGCAGCGATCGCCGCCGGCGCGGGGGAGGTGCACGCCACCGACGTGCTAGCCGGGCCCCTCGAGCGGGCACGACGACTCGGTGCGACGACGACGTTCGACGTGACGAGCGAGCAGCCGCCGGCCGACGCCTACGACGTCGTGCTGGAGTGCTCGGGAGTCGCGGCGTCGGTGTCCGCGGCGCTGCGCGCGGTGCGCCCGGCCGGGCGCGTCGTGCAGGTGGGCATGGTTCCCAACGAACCGCGACCGGTCAACTTGGCGCCGTTCATCTCCAAGGAAGTGGTCTACGTCGGCACATTCCGATTCAAGGATGAGATCGACGAGGCCGTCCGGCTGCTCGATGAGCGCCCCGAGATCGAACAGGTGATCACCCACGTCGTGGACGCCGACGACATCGTCGAGGCGTTCGCGACGGCGAAGGACTCGGAGGCATCCGGGAAGGTCGTCGTCGCGGTCTGGCCCGCGGGGCAGACGGGTCAGCCCTTGCGGTAG
- a CDS encoding GntP family permease, with the protein MEDWTQTLGAGPLLLIAVGAIALILFLIIVCKVHAFLTLIIVSLLTAFVAQVPVSAIAKTLTDGFGGTLAGVALLVALGAMLGRLIEHSGGAKSLADKFVEVFGEKRAPFALGIASLILGFPMFFDAGLVMMLPIIFAIARRVSKANVLLFGIPAAAAFSVMHVFLPPHPGPVTATEAYGANLGLVLLLGLVIVFPVWYVSGYLWGKFIAARIPLPVPALFGERDDDQPANPPRPLTVILLLLLPMLLIFMNTGLTTLATEGIVSTDDLWVQVLVLLGNSFVALLITVIVATFVLGTRRGENGTALEKVVDSALGPVASVILITGAGGMFGGVLRASGIGDALADTLSDLGLPIIVAAYVIAVIIRLAQGSATVALVTAAGLAAPAVVAGDFNPLQVAAIVLATAAGSVFAGHVNDSGFWLVGRLMGMDVKTTLKTWTVQQAIESVTAFVLVLGLFGLASLI; encoded by the coding sequence ATGGAAGACTGGACCCAGACGCTGGGTGCCGGACCGCTGCTGCTCATCGCAGTCGGCGCGATCGCCCTGATCCTGTTCCTGATCATCGTCTGCAAGGTGCACGCCTTCCTGACGCTGATCATCGTCTCGCTGCTCACCGCGTTCGTCGCGCAGGTGCCGGTCTCGGCGATCGCGAAGACGCTCACCGACGGCTTCGGCGGGACACTCGCCGGGGTCGCCCTGCTCGTCGCCCTCGGCGCCATGCTCGGGCGGCTCATCGAGCACTCCGGCGGCGCGAAATCGCTCGCCGACAAGTTCGTCGAGGTCTTCGGTGAGAAGCGCGCTCCGTTCGCGCTCGGCATCGCCTCGCTCATCCTCGGCTTCCCGATGTTCTTCGACGCGGGGCTCGTCATGATGCTCCCGATCATTTTCGCGATCGCGCGTCGCGTCTCGAAGGCGAACGTCCTGCTGTTCGGCATCCCCGCCGCCGCGGCGTTCTCGGTCATGCACGTCTTCCTGCCGCCGCACCCCGGACCGGTCACCGCGACCGAGGCCTACGGTGCGAACCTCGGTCTCGTCCTGCTTCTCGGCCTCGTCATCGTCTTCCCCGTCTGGTACGTCTCGGGCTACCTCTGGGGCAAGTTCATCGCCGCTCGGATCCCGCTGCCCGTGCCCGCGCTGTTCGGAGAGAGGGACGACGATCAGCCCGCGAACCCGCCGCGTCCGCTCACCGTGATCCTGCTCCTGCTGCTTCCGATGCTCCTGATCTTCATGAACACCGGACTGACCACGCTCGCGACCGAGGGCATCGTCTCGACCGACGACCTCTGGGTCCAGGTCCTGGTGCTCCTCGGCAACTCCTTCGTGGCTCTGCTCATCACGGTGATCGTGGCCACCTTCGTCCTGGGCACGCGTCGCGGCGAGAACGGCACCGCGCTCGAGAAGGTCGTCGACTCGGCCCTCGGCCCCGTCGCCTCGGTCATCCTCATCACGGGTGCCGGCGGAATGTTCGGCGGAGTCCTTCGTGCCTCCGGAATCGGTGACGCGCTCGCCGACACGCTGTCCGACCTGGGCCTGCCGATCATCGTCGCGGCCTACGTCATCGCGGTCATCATCCGTCTCGCGCAGGGCTCCGCCACCGTCGCGCTCGTCACTGCCGCGGGCCTCGCCGCGCCGGCTGTCGTCGCAGGCGACTTCAACCCGCTCCAGGTGGCCGCGATCGTGCTGGCCACCGCGGCCGGCTCGGTGTTCGCCGGGCACGTCAACGACTCGGGCTTCTGGCTCGTCGGTCGCCTCATGGGCATGGACGTGAAGACCACCCTGAAGACGTGGACCGTGCAGCAGGCCATCGAATCCGTGACCGCGTTCGTCCTGGTGCTCGGTCTGTTCGGGCTCGCGTCGCTCATCTGA
- the mfd gene encoding transcription-repair coupling factor: MTVPGIVRALSQADSFREAVTSGAFGSVDYSLADGLDAPLLAALLEQRRRDGRPAVVLAVTPTGRRAETLGAALQCLVPEAEIVHFPAWETLPHERLSPSPETVGRRLAVLRRAAAHDGRTPLIITASVRAALQPLAAGLTDAEPVTLSVGTRGSDLEQVVRRLVELAYHRVDMVSRRGEFAVRGGILDVFPAEADHPLRIDFFGDEIDQIRAFSIADQRSLPGEVEKAELLPARELLLTPAVRERAAAMAPTFPSLTGMLEKMSQGIPVEGMESLLPALAEGVVPIVDYLPRDSAIALVDPERSRTRARTLGETNREFLEAAWSAATAGADSPVDLGSGDFLTLPALREAMRERSGVWWTLSAFDSGAADAADEGLTDTGDDLRIVGSAVPSFQGNVDGATAHIGDLLARGWRVVVCASGPGLVDRARDVLAERGIAARTSDGVAELDEEAVAVCVVASLERGFESDEAKLAVLTESEFYGRTIGSDGRVVKKLATRRRNVVDPLQLKPGDVVVHSTHGIGKFVELVQREVSSGGRNPVKTQREYLVLEYAPAKRGYPGDKLFVPTDQLDQLSRYVGGEAPVLSKMGGSDWAAAKGKARKAVRDIAVELVKLYSARMASKGHAFGPDTPWQRELEEAFPFAETPDQLQTIDEIKADMEKPIPMDRLLSGDVGFGKTEVAVRAAFKAIQEGKQVAMLVPTTLLAKQHLETFTERFAGFPVKVRPLSRFQTPKQARETVEGLADGTVDMVIGTHRILTEKVAFKDLGLLIIDEEQRFGVEHKDSLKKLKTGVDILAMSATPIPRTLEMAVTGIREMSTLATPPEERHPILTYVGPRSDKQIAAAIRRELLREGQVFFVHNRVQSIQRVAAQLGELVPEARIAVAHGQMGEHQLEQVVDDFWERRADVLVSTTIVETGLDISNANTIIIDRADKYGLSQLHQLRGRVGRGRERAYAYFLYDENKPLSETAADRLETIAVNNDLGSGMQVALKDLELRGAGNLLGAEQAGHIAGVGFDLYLRMIGEAVSAFRGEEVDGPAELRLELPVAARIPEDYIDSERLRLEAYQKLSAAAAVSAKDDAIDLVVEELTDRYGRPPAEVEGLLAVARLRRRAAQSGLTDVVAMGPNLRVAPARLPESMRIRLQRLYPKAKLLAGGEALVVPLPTAGGAALSDADLIAWTGQLLEQLFPVAAPAASSATS; the protein is encoded by the coding sequence GTGACAGTTCCCGGGATCGTGCGCGCCCTTTCGCAGGCTGACTCCTTCCGGGAGGCGGTGACATCAGGCGCCTTCGGCAGCGTCGACTACTCGCTCGCCGACGGCCTCGACGCCCCGCTCCTCGCGGCGCTGCTCGAACAGCGCCGTCGCGACGGACGTCCCGCCGTCGTCCTCGCCGTCACGCCCACGGGCCGCCGGGCCGAGACGCTCGGTGCGGCGTTGCAGTGCCTCGTGCCCGAGGCCGAGATCGTCCACTTCCCCGCGTGGGAGACCCTGCCGCACGAGCGTCTGAGCCCGAGCCCCGAGACCGTCGGCCGCCGCCTGGCCGTGCTCCGCCGCGCGGCCGCGCACGACGGCCGCACCCCGCTGATCATCACGGCATCCGTGCGCGCGGCGCTGCAACCGCTCGCCGCTGGCCTGACCGACGCCGAGCCGGTGACGCTGTCCGTCGGCACGCGCGGAAGCGACCTCGAACAGGTCGTCCGCCGGCTCGTCGAACTTGCCTATCATCGGGTCGACATGGTCTCGCGACGCGGCGAGTTCGCGGTGCGCGGCGGCATCCTCGACGTCTTCCCGGCCGAAGCCGATCACCCGCTGCGCATCGACTTCTTCGGCGACGAGATCGATCAGATCCGCGCCTTCTCGATCGCCGATCAACGCTCGCTTCCGGGCGAGGTCGAGAAGGCCGAGCTGCTTCCGGCGCGCGAACTGCTGCTGACACCCGCCGTGCGGGAGCGGGCAGCGGCGATGGCGCCGACCTTCCCGAGTCTGACGGGCATGCTCGAGAAGATGTCGCAGGGCATCCCCGTCGAGGGCATGGAGTCTCTCCTGCCCGCGCTGGCGGAAGGCGTCGTGCCGATCGTCGACTATCTGCCCCGCGATTCCGCGATCGCTCTCGTCGATCCCGAGCGATCGCGTACCCGCGCACGCACCCTCGGCGAGACCAATCGCGAGTTCCTCGAGGCCGCGTGGAGCGCGGCGACGGCCGGGGCCGACAGCCCCGTCGACCTCGGCTCGGGCGACTTCCTCACCCTTCCCGCACTGCGTGAGGCGATGCGTGAGCGCTCCGGTGTGTGGTGGACGCTCAGCGCGTTCGATTCGGGCGCCGCGGATGCCGCTGACGAAGGGCTGACCGACACCGGCGACGACCTGCGCATCGTCGGCAGCGCGGTGCCGTCGTTCCAGGGCAACGTCGACGGCGCCACCGCCCACATCGGCGACCTGTTGGCGCGCGGCTGGCGCGTCGTGGTGTGCGCCTCCGGTCCCGGTCTCGTCGATCGCGCCCGCGACGTGCTGGCGGAGCGGGGTATCGCAGCGCGCACGAGCGATGGGGTCGCCGAACTCGACGAGGAGGCCGTCGCGGTCTGCGTCGTGGCCTCGCTCGAGCGCGGTTTCGAGTCGGACGAGGCGAAGCTCGCCGTCCTGACCGAGAGCGAGTTCTACGGTCGCACGATCGGCAGCGACGGCCGCGTCGTGAAGAAGCTCGCGACGCGGCGACGCAACGTCGTCGACCCGCTCCAGCTCAAGCCCGGCGATGTCGTCGTCCATTCCACCCACGGCATCGGCAAGTTCGTCGAGCTCGTGCAGCGTGAGGTGTCGAGCGGCGGGCGCAACCCGGTCAAGACGCAGCGCGAGTACCTCGTGCTCGAGTACGCGCCCGCGAAGCGCGGCTACCCCGGCGACAAGCTCTTCGTGCCCACCGACCAGCTCGATCAGCTCTCACGCTACGTCGGCGGCGAGGCACCGGTGCTCTCGAAGATGGGCGGCAGCGACTGGGCCGCGGCGAAGGGCAAGGCGCGCAAGGCCGTCCGCGACATCGCCGTCGAGCTCGTCAAGCTCTACTCGGCGCGCATGGCGTCGAAGGGTCACGCGTTCGGACCCGACACGCCCTGGCAGCGCGAGCTCGAAGAGGCTTTCCCGTTCGCAGAGACGCCGGATCAGCTGCAGACGATCGACGAGATCAAGGCCGACATGGAGAAGCCGATCCCGATGGACCGTCTGCTCTCGGGCGATGTCGGGTTCGGCAAGACCGAGGTCGCCGTCCGCGCCGCGTTCAAGGCGATCCAGGAGGGCAAGCAGGTCGCGATGCTCGTCCCGACCACGCTCCTCGCGAAGCAGCATCTCGAGACGTTCACCGAGCGGTTCGCGGGCTTCCCCGTCAAGGTGCGGCCGCTGTCGAGGTTCCAGACGCCCAAGCAGGCACGAGAGACGGTCGAGGGACTCGCCGACGGCACCGTCGACATGGTCATCGGCACGCACCGCATCCTGACGGAGAAGGTCGCCTTCAAAGACCTCGGCCTGCTCATCATCGACGAGGAGCAGCGGTTCGGCGTCGAGCACAAGGACTCGCTGAAGAAGCTGAAGACGGGCGTCGACATCCTCGCGATGAGCGCGACGCCGATTCCGCGCACACTCGAGATGGCCGTCACCGGCATCCGCGAGATGTCGACCCTCGCGACACCGCCGGAGGAGCGGCATCCGATCCTCACCTATGTCGGCCCTCGCAGCGACAAGCAGATCGCCGCCGCCATCCGACGCGAGCTCCTGCGCGAAGGCCAGGTGTTCTTCGTGCACAACCGCGTGCAGTCGATTCAGCGCGTCGCGGCGCAGCTCGGCGAGCTCGTGCCGGAGGCGCGTATCGCGGTCGCGCACGGCCAGATGGGCGAGCACCAGCTCGAACAAGTCGTCGACGATTTCTGGGAGCGTCGCGCCGACGTCCTCGTCTCGACGACGATCGTCGAGACCGGGCTCGACATCTCCAACGCCAACACGATCATCATCGACCGCGCCGACAAGTACGGTCTGAGTCAGCTGCACCAGCTGCGCGGCCGCGTCGGACGCGGGCGCGAGCGGGCGTACGCGTACTTCCTGTACGACGAGAACAAGCCGCTGAGCGAGACCGCCGCGGATCGTCTCGAGACGATCGCCGTCAACAACGACCTCGGCTCGGGTATGCAGGTGGCGTTGAAGGACCTCGAGCTCCGCGGCGCCGGAAACCTCCTGGGGGCCGAGCAGGCGGGGCACATCGCCGGGGTCGGATTCGACCTCTACCTGCGCATGATCGGCGAGGCCGTCTCGGCCTTCCGCGGCGAGGAGGTCGACGGCCCGGCAGAGCTGCGGCTCGAGCTGCCCGTGGCGGCGCGCATCCCCGAGGACTACATCGACAGCGAGCGGCTGCGACTGGAGGCCTACCAGAAGCTGTCGGCGGCGGCAGCCGTCAGCGCCAAGGACGACGCGATCGATCTCGTCGTCGAGGAGCTCACCGACCGGTACGGCCGTCCGCCCGCGGAAGTGGAGGGCCTGCTGGCGGTCGCCCGTCTGCGCCGACGGGCTGCCCAATCGGGCCTCACCGACGTCGTCGCGATGGGGCCCAATCTGCGGGTCGCGCCGGCGCGCCTGCCCGAATCGATGCGCATCCGGCTGCAGCGCCTGTACCCCAAGGCCAAGCTGCTCGCCGGCGGCGAGGCCCTCGTGGTTCCGCTGCCGACCGCGGGTGGCGCTGCGCTCAGCGACGCCGACCTGATCGCGTGGACGGGGCAGCTGCTCGAGCAGCTTTTCCCCGTCGCTGCGCCGGCCGCATCGTCCGCGACATCCTGA
- a CDS encoding 50S ribosomal protein L25/general stress protein Ctc produces MSTETDTKVVAETRTNFGKGFARRLRAAGQIPAVIYGHGTDPVHVALPGHQMLLLVRRANAVIELTIDGKEQLVLVKDVQRDPVRQIIEHIDLLVVNKGEKVQVDVPVVVTGEPFSGTIATQDASSITLEVEATHIPQSVEVDVEGLEDGARITAADLNLPRGAALITDPETLVVAVSVPASTNAAADAIEAADEATATEQSDEAEGDAKSE; encoded by the coding sequence ATGTCCACCGAGACCGACACCAAGGTCGTTGCAGAGACGCGCACCAACTTCGGCAAGGGCTTCGCCCGCCGTCTGCGTGCCGCTGGCCAGATCCCCGCCGTCATCTACGGCCACGGCACCGACCCCGTGCACGTCGCCCTGCCGGGCCACCAGATGCTGCTGCTGGTCCGCCGCGCCAACGCGGTGATCGAGCTGACGATCGACGGCAAGGAGCAGCTGGTCCTCGTCAAGGACGTCCAGCGCGACCCCGTGCGCCAGATCATCGAGCACATCGACCTCCTCGTCGTGAACAAGGGCGAGAAGGTCCAGGTCGACGTTCCTGTCGTCGTCACGGGCGAGCCCTTCTCGGGCACCATCGCGACGCAGGATGCGTCGTCGATCACGCTCGAGGTCGAGGCGACTCACATCCCGCAGAGCGTCGAGGTGGACGTCGAGGGCCTCGAGGACGGCGCGCGCATCACCGCTGCCGACCTGAACCTGCCCCGCGGCGCCGCGCTGATCACCGACCCCGAGACGCTCGTCGTCGCCGTGTCGGTTCCTGCTTCGACGAACGCCGCCGCCGACGCGATCGAGGCCGCCGATGAGGCGACCGCGACCGAGCAGTCGGACGAGGCCGAGGGCGACGCGAAGTCCGAGTAA
- a CDS encoding FadR/GntR family transcriptional regulator — protein MAQASHGSVLDALGLRIASGELAPGSVCTLADLEAEFGVSRTVIREAVRVLEAMGMLSSRRRVGLTVTPTNEWSALDTRLIGWQLASPRRDHQIVVVNELRSAVEPIAARLAAQRGTDVQRSELLRLAARLEELGRSGEGASPEYLEVDIQFHDLILDMSGNLMLAANKAAIAAVIAGRSDVGLTPAVPYEEALNNHVQTAAAIARGDADGAERHTRGYVDAVLSEVRALV, from the coding sequence ATGGCGCAGGCATCCCACGGGTCCGTGCTCGACGCGCTCGGCCTCCGCATCGCATCGGGCGAGCTCGCGCCCGGATCGGTGTGCACCCTGGCCGACCTCGAGGCCGAGTTCGGTGTCTCTCGCACGGTCATCCGCGAAGCGGTTCGCGTGCTCGAAGCGATGGGAATGCTCTCCTCGCGCCGCCGGGTCGGTCTCACCGTGACGCCGACGAACGAATGGAGCGCGCTCGACACCCGCCTCATCGGCTGGCAGCTCGCCTCGCCCCGACGCGATCACCAGATCGTCGTGGTCAACGAGCTGCGCTCCGCGGTCGAGCCGATCGCCGCACGACTGGCCGCCCAGCGCGGCACCGACGTGCAGCGGTCCGAACTCCTGCGCCTCGCTGCGCGGCTGGAGGAGCTGGGTCGGAGCGGCGAGGGCGCATCGCCCGAGTACCTCGAGGTCGACATCCAGTTCCACGACCTCATCCTCGACATGAGCGGCAACCTCATGCTCGCCGCGAACAAGGCGGCGATCGCCGCGGTGATCGCGGGGCGATCAGACGTGGGACTCACTCCTGCCGTCCCGTACGAAGAGGCTCTCAACAACCACGTGCAGACAGCCGCGGCGATCGCGCGCGGCGACGCCGACGGCGCGGAACGCCACACCCGCGGCTACGTCGACGCCGTCCTCAGCGAGGTGCGGGCGCTGGTGTGA
- a CDS encoding SDR family oxidoreductase — protein sequence MSSLFDVTGRVALVTGSSRGLGRSLALALAREGARVVVHGRDAEAVERTRREAAEAGSPAPVSAVFDVTDAAAVEAGVAAIVAEVGVPDILVNNAGIQRRAPFAEFAVSDWDEIVAANLSGVFYVARFVAPGMVERGSGKIVNIASVQSALARQTIAPYSATKGAVAQLTKGMAADLARHNVQVNALSPGYFATEMNRALVDDADFSAWLTQRTPAQRWGDFSELDGALLFLCSNASSFVSGQNIFVDGGMTAVV from the coding sequence ATGTCCTCTCTGTTCGATGTGACCGGGCGCGTCGCCCTCGTGACGGGCTCGTCGCGAGGGCTGGGGCGTTCCCTCGCGCTCGCCCTGGCCCGTGAAGGCGCCCGAGTCGTCGTGCACGGGCGTGACGCCGAGGCGGTCGAGCGCACGCGGCGCGAAGCCGCCGAGGCGGGATCGCCCGCACCGGTGTCAGCGGTCTTCGATGTCACGGATGCCGCGGCCGTCGAGGCGGGCGTCGCGGCGATCGTCGCCGAGGTCGGGGTGCCCGACATCCTCGTGAACAACGCCGGGATCCAGCGGCGCGCTCCGTTCGCGGAGTTCGCTGTGTCCGACTGGGACGAGATCGTCGCCGCCAACCTCAGCGGCGTGTTCTACGTCGCGCGTTTCGTGGCGCCGGGGATGGTCGAGCGCGGGTCGGGCAAGATCGTCAACATCGCCTCGGTGCAGTCGGCGCTGGCGCGACAGACGATCGCACCGTACTCCGCGACCAAGGGGGCGGTCGCGCAGCTCACGAAGGGGATGGCGGCCGACCTCGCCCGTCACAACGTGCAGGTCAACGCGCTGTCGCCCGGCTACTTCGCGACCGAGATGAATCGCGCGCTCGTCGACGACGCCGACTTCAGCGCGTGGCTCACGCAGCGCACGCCGGCACAGCGCTGGGGCGACTTCAGCGAGCTCGACGGAGCCCTGCTCTTCCTCTGCTCGAACGCTTCGAGCTTCGTGTCGGGACAGAACATCTTCGTCGACGGCGGCATGACCGCCGTCGTCTGA